One window of the Prionailurus bengalensis isolate Pbe53 chromosome E1, Fcat_Pben_1.1_paternal_pri, whole genome shotgun sequence genome contains the following:
- the CRHR1 gene encoding corticotropin-releasing factor receptor 1, giving the protein MGRRPQLRLVKALLLLGLNAVSASFQDQPCESLSLASNISGLQCNASVDLIGTCWPRSPAGQLVVRPCPAYFYGVRYNTTNNGYRECLANGSWAARVNYSECQEILSGEKKSKVHYHVAVIINYLGHCVSLVALLVAFVLFLRLRSIRCLRNIIHWNLVSAFILRNATWFVVQLTMSPEVHQSNVGWCRLVTAAYNYFHVTNFFWMFGEGCYLHTAIVLTYSTDRLRKWMFICIGWGVPFPIIVAWAIGKLYYDNEKCWFGKRPGVYTDYIYQGPMILVLLINFIFLFNIVRILMTKLRASTTSETIQYRKAVKATLVLLPLLGITYMLFFVNPGEDEVSRVVFIYFNSFLESFQGFFVSVFYCFLNSEVRSAVRKRWHRWQDKHSIRARVARAMSIPTSPTRVSFHSIKPSTAV; this is encoded by the exons GCCCTTCTCCTCCTGGGGCTGAACGCCGTCTCCGCCTCCTTCCAGGACCAGCCCTGCGAGAGCCTGTCCCTGGCCAGCAATATCTCCG GACTGCAATGCAATGCATCCGTGGACCTCATTGGCACCTGCTGGCCCCGGAGCCCTGCGGGGCAGCTGGTGGTTCGACCCTGCCCTGCCTATTTCTACGGTGTCCGCTACAACACCACAA aCAACGGCTACCGGGAGTGCCTGGCCAATGGCAGCTGGGCCGCCCGTGTGAACTACTCGGAATGCCAGGAGATCCTCAGTGGGGAG AAGAAAAGCAAGGTACACTACCATGTCGCTGTCATCATCAACTACCTGGGCCACTGCGTCTCTCTGGTGGCCCTCCTGGTGGCCTTTGTCCTCTTTCTGCGGCTCAG gAGCATCCGGTGCCTGCGAAACATCATCCATTGGAACCTCGTCTCGGCCTTCATCCTGCGCAATGCCACGTGGTTTGTGGTCCAGCTCACCATGAGCCCCGAAGTCCACCAGAGCAATGTG GGCTGGTGCAGGTTGGTGACAGCCGCCTACAACTACTTCCACGTGACCAACTTCTTCTGGATGTTCGGGGAGGGCTGCTACCTGCACACGGCCATCGTGCTCACCTACTCCACCGACCGGCTGCGCAAGTGGATGTTCATCTGCATCGGCTGGG GTGTGCCTTTCCCCATCATCGTGGCCTGGGCCATTGGGAAGCTGTACTACGACAATGAGAA GTGCTGGTTTGGCAAAAGGCCTGGGGTATACACTGACTACATCTACCAGGGCCCCATGATCTTGGTCCTGCTG AtcaattttatcttccttttcaaCATCGTCCGCATTCTCATGACCAAACTCCGGGCGTCCACCACATCTGAGACCATTCAGTACAG GAAGGCTGTGAAGGCCACTCTGGTGCTGCTTCCCCTCCTGGGCATCACGTACATGCTGTTCTTTGTGAACCCCGGGGAGGACGAGGTCTCCCGGGTCGTCTTCATCTACTTCAACTCCTTCCTAGAATCCTTCCAG GGGTTCTTCGTGTCTGTATTCTACTGTTTCCTCAACAGTGAG GTCCGCTCTGCCGTCCGGAAGAGGTGGCACCGATGGCAGGACAAGCACTCGATCCGCGCCCGCGTGGCCCGCGCCATGTCCATCCCCACCTCCCCGACCCGTGTCAGCTTCCACAGTATCAAGCCGTCCACGGCCGTCTGA